From a single Lonchura striata isolate bLonStr1 chromosome 13, bLonStr1.mat, whole genome shotgun sequence genomic region:
- the RIPOR1 gene encoding rho family-interacting cell polarization regulator 1 isoform X3: MGVEQRGCTEPGPLSPRASSPASPGTWRPSRSHSTMSLSVRPQRRVLVTKINRSQSFAGVNSSADRPFRNLSPFTPTVSRKTGSRVSRMFSMSHKSPPPKVPQPNRLDEVYEALKKGLTAYLEVHQLELEKLSTQIRESKRNSRLGFLYDLDKQVKSIERFLRRLEFHASKIDELYEAYCIQRRLRDGAHNMVKAYSTGSPGSREARESLAEASKGYKEYTENMCLLENELESQLGEFHVRMKGLAGFARLCAGDQYEIFMKYGRQRWKLRGRIEVNSKQVWDSEEMVFLPLVTEFLSIKVTELKSLANHVVVGNVSCETKDLFAALPQVVAVDINDLGTLKLSLEVTWNPFDKDDQPSAASTVNKASTVNKRFSTYNQSPPDTPSLREQAFYNMLRRQEELENGTAWSISSESSDDSSSPQLSSSARHATHKPIVQPEVQASAPAIEISFSQQPEEADAVLGASGSSVPSAGSQPEEPSSRKKETVANGHVPYSRTLSHISEASVDATMEVKTVESPWEPAPSTEDTGMGKEDAHPLPGAAVAAAVAVQDRATEAKPRASVAWATSCEEGAGSAEPVQSQAPAQSDFGTGIPTALAQASAEERPIPTPPLPTSIPEVPRGKMVDSGLEEAIGLLGSALDDYRGQFPELQPLERELKRLEEMLLQKQGVFLSRASSISLTVEHALESFSFLNTSDMEDSEGSEEEPLQDERRAGRPLRSTRAPSAGEMGADDTGMCSGSEASTDPMSTGNEFLDKALVLHLNNCNRLLLKLGTFGPLRCQEMYALDRLLRESQVLEIVCQLTEERAGAASSAADVVQFSTRKEGVLPLWDLCVEVPNVYTCPVERFLQVLCAQYAAPISEQHSGLVDTVCVKLVEEVLNRRLPRRPGSTQSEQVTIFQYWSHFESLGALVLDTYMMELAEEALLAQNLNSDDQDVVLRALKRMPEGRLKKEGLKALSLLLVEGNSKVVSAVSAQLRSLAENPRFRQRALVCFLEQLEDEEVQTRVAGCAALGCLKAKESIEQLVYLCQTDKEPVREAAKQSLMLCDGPERTI, translated from the exons GGCGGCCCTCCAGGTCACACTCAACGATGTCACTGTCTGTGCGCCCGCAGCGCCGAGTCCTCGTCACCAAGATCAATAGGAGCCAGTCCTTCGCCGGAGTGAACTCATCGGCCGACCGGCCCTTCAG GAATCTCTCACCTTTCACCCCCACTGTTTCCCGCAAGACTGGCTCCAGGGTCAGTAGGATGTTCTCAATGTCCCACAAGTCCCCACCACCCAAGGTGCCTCAGCCCAACCGCCTGGACGAGGTGTACGAAGCTCTCAAGAAGGGCCTGAC AGCCTACCTGGAGGTGCACCAGCTGGAACTGGAGAAGCTCAGCACACAGATCCGTGAGTCCAAGAGGAATTCACGCTTG GGCTTTCTCTACGATCTGGATAAG caaGTGAAGTCAATCGAGCGCTTCCTGCGTCGCCTGGAGTTTCATGCCAGCAAG ATAGATGAGCTGTATGAGGCTTACTGCATCCAGCGGCGGCTCCGTGATGGAGCCCACAACATGGTCAAGGCTTACAGCACAGGCTCGCCAGGCAGCCGGGAGGCACGCGAGAGCCTGGCCGAGGCCAGCAAGGGCTACAAGGAGTACACAGAG AACATGTGTCTGTTGGAGAATGAGCTGGAGAGCCAGCTGGGCGAGTTCCACGTCCGGATGAAAG GATTGGCAGGCTTTGCCCGGCTTTGTGCTGGTGACCAGTATGAG ATCTTCATGAAGTACGGACGGCAGCGGTGGAAGCTGCGAGGGCGCATCGAGGTGAACAGCAAGCAGGTGTGGGACAGCGAGGAAATGGTTTTCTTGCCCCTCGTCACTGAATTCCTCTCCATCAAG gtgaCAGAGCTAAAGAGCCTGGCCAACCACGTTGTGGTGGGCAATGTATCCTGTGAGACCAAGGACCTCTTtgcagctctgccccaggtAGTGGCTGTGGATATCAACGACCTGGGCACCCTCAAACTCAGCCTGGAGGTGACCTGGAA TCCCTTCGACAAGGATGACCAGCCCTCGGCGGCCAGCACTGTCAACAAGGCTTCCACGGTGAACAAGAGGTTCTCCACCTACAACCAGAGTCCGCCTGACACGCCGTCCCTGCGGGAACAGGCATTCTAT AACATGCTGCGGCGCCAAGAGGAGCTGGAGAATGGCACAGCCTGGTCCATCTCCTCTGAGTCCTCAGACGactcctccagcccccagctgtCCAGCAGTGCCCGCCATGCCACACACAAGCCCATCGTGCAGCCTGAGGTGCAGGCCTCCGCCCCTGCCATCGAGATCTCCTTCTCCCAGCAACCAGAGGAGGCTGACGCCGTGCTTGGGGCCAGTGGCAGCAGtgtcccctctgctgggagccagccGGAGGAGCCAAGCAGCCGTAAGAAGGAGACAGTGGCCAATGGGCATGTGCCCTACTCCCGGACTCTGAGCCACATCAGCGAGGCCAGTGTGGATGCCACAATGGAGGTCAAGACTGTGGAGAGCCCTTGGGAGCCTGCGCCCAGCACagaggacacagggatgggcaAGGAAGATGCACACCCTCTGCCTGGTgctgcagtggcagctgctgtggcagtgcaggacAGGGCCACTGAGGCCAAGCCTCGTGCCTCCGTGGCATGGGCCACCTCCTGCGAGGAGGGGGCTGGCAGTGCAGAGCCAGTGCAGAGCCAGGCGCCAGCACAGAGTGACTTTGGCACTGGGATTCCCACAGCACTGGCACAAGCCTCTGCAGAAGAGAGGCCCATCCCAACCCCACCACTGCCAACCAGCATCCCTGAGGTGCCACGGGGGAAGATGGTGGATTCAGGTCTGGAGGAGGCAATTGGcctcctgggctcagctctggatGACTATCGGGGACAGTTCCCGGAGCTGCAGCCCCTCGAACGGGAGCTCAAACGTCtggaggagatgctgctg CAGAAGCAAGGCGTCTTCCTCAGCCGGGCCTCCAGCATCAGCCTGACAGTGGAGCACGCGCTGGAGAGCTTCAGCTTCCTCAACACCTCTGACATGGAAGACTCAGAGGGCTCTGAGGAGGAGCCTCTCCAAGATGAGAG GAGGGCTGGCAGACCCCTGCGCAGCACCAGAGCCCCCAGCGCTGGCGAGATGGGGGCAGATGACACCGGAATGTGCAGTGGTTCTGAGGCCAGCACTGACCCCATGAGCACTGGCAATGAGTTCCTGGATAAGGCTCTGGTGCTTCACCTCAACAACTGCAACCGGCTGCTGCTG AAGCTGGGCACCTTTGGTCCCCTGCGGTGCCAGGAGATGTATGCCCTGGACAGGCTGCTGCGGGAGTCCCAGGTGCTGGAGATCGTGTGCCAGCTGACGGAGGAGCGCGCAGGAGCAGCCAGCTCGGCCGCTGATG TGGTGCAGTTCTCAACACGGAAGGAGGGCGTGCTGCCCCTTTGGGATCTCTGTGTGGAAGTGCCCAACGTCTACACCTGCCCCGTGGAGCGGTTCCTGCAGGTGCTCTGTGCCCAGTATGCAGCTCCCATCAGCGAGCAGCACTCTGGTTTGGTTGATACTG TGTGTGTGAAACTGGTGGAGGAGGTGCTGAATCGGCGGCTGCCCCGGCGGCCTGGCAGCACCCAGAGTGAGCAGGTCACCATCTTCCAGTACTGGAGCCACTTTGAGTCGCTCGGTGCCCTGGTGCTTGACACCTACATGATGGAGCTGGCAGAGGAAG CACTGTTGGCACAGAACCTCAACTCGGACGACCAGGACGTGGTGCTGCGTGCCCTGAAGCGCATGCCCGAGGGCCGCCTGAAGAAGGAGGGGCTGAAGGCACTGAGCCTGCTCCTCGTGGAGGGCAACAGCAAGGTGGTGAGCGCTGTGTCAGCCCAGCTCCGCAGCCTGGCAGAAAACCCCCGCTTCCGCCAACGG GCCCTCGTGTGTTTCCTGGAGCAGTTGGAGGATGAGGAGGTGCAGACACGTGTGGCAGGGTGTGCGGCGCTGGGCTGCTTGAAG GCCAAGGAGAGCATCGAGCAGCTGGTTTACCTGTGCCAAACCGACAAAGAGCCTGTGCGGGAGGCAGCCAAGCAGAGTCTGATGCTGTGCG ATGGCCCTGAGAGAACCATCTGA
- the RIPOR1 gene encoding rho family-interacting cell polarization regulator 1 isoform X5, giving the protein MGVEQRGCTEPGPLSPRASSPASPGTWRPSRSHSTMSLSVRPQRRVLVTKINRSQSFAGVNSSADRPFRNLSPFTPTVSRKTGSRVSRMFSMSHKSPPPKVPQPNRLDEVYEALKKGLTAYLEVHQLELEKLSTQIRESKRNSRLGFLYDLDKQVKSIERFLRRLEFHASKIDELYEAYCIQRRLRDGAHNMVKAYSTGSPGSREARESLAEASKGYKEYTENMCLLENELESQLGEFHVRMKGLAGFARLCAGDQYEIFMKYGRQRWKLRGRIEVNSKQVWDSEEMVFLPLVTEFLSIKVTELKSLANHVVVGNVSCETKDLFAALPQVVAVDINDLGTLKLSLEVTWNPFDKDDQPSAASTVNKASTVNKRFSTYNQSPPDTPSLREQAFYNMLRRQEELENGTAWSISSESSDDSSSPQLSSSARHATHKPIVQPEVQASAPAIEISFSQQPEEADAVLGASGSSVPSAGSQPEEPSSRKKETVANGHVPYSRTLSHISEASVDATMEVKTVESPWEPAPSTEDTGMGKEDAHPLPGAAVAAAVAVQDRATEAKPRASVAWATSCEEGAGSAEPVQSQAPAQSDFGTGIPTALAQASAEERPIPTPPLPTSIPEVPRGKMVDSGLEEAIGLLGSALDDYRGQFPELQPLERELKRLEEMLLQKQGVFLSRASSISLTVEHALESFSFLNTSDMEDSEGSEEEPLQDERRAGRPLRSTRAPSAGEMGADDTGMCSGSEASTDPMSTGNEFLDKALVLHLNNCNRLLLKLGTFGPLRCQEMYALDRLLRESQVLEIVCQLTEERAGAASSAADVVQFSTRKEGVLPLWDLCVEVPNVYTCPVERFLQVLCAQYAAPISEQHSGLVDTGEWVPRGVRGVTRLTL; this is encoded by the exons GGCGGCCCTCCAGGTCACACTCAACGATGTCACTGTCTGTGCGCCCGCAGCGCCGAGTCCTCGTCACCAAGATCAATAGGAGCCAGTCCTTCGCCGGAGTGAACTCATCGGCCGACCGGCCCTTCAG GAATCTCTCACCTTTCACCCCCACTGTTTCCCGCAAGACTGGCTCCAGGGTCAGTAGGATGTTCTCAATGTCCCACAAGTCCCCACCACCCAAGGTGCCTCAGCCCAACCGCCTGGACGAGGTGTACGAAGCTCTCAAGAAGGGCCTGAC AGCCTACCTGGAGGTGCACCAGCTGGAACTGGAGAAGCTCAGCACACAGATCCGTGAGTCCAAGAGGAATTCACGCTTG GGCTTTCTCTACGATCTGGATAAG caaGTGAAGTCAATCGAGCGCTTCCTGCGTCGCCTGGAGTTTCATGCCAGCAAG ATAGATGAGCTGTATGAGGCTTACTGCATCCAGCGGCGGCTCCGTGATGGAGCCCACAACATGGTCAAGGCTTACAGCACAGGCTCGCCAGGCAGCCGGGAGGCACGCGAGAGCCTGGCCGAGGCCAGCAAGGGCTACAAGGAGTACACAGAG AACATGTGTCTGTTGGAGAATGAGCTGGAGAGCCAGCTGGGCGAGTTCCACGTCCGGATGAAAG GATTGGCAGGCTTTGCCCGGCTTTGTGCTGGTGACCAGTATGAG ATCTTCATGAAGTACGGACGGCAGCGGTGGAAGCTGCGAGGGCGCATCGAGGTGAACAGCAAGCAGGTGTGGGACAGCGAGGAAATGGTTTTCTTGCCCCTCGTCACTGAATTCCTCTCCATCAAG gtgaCAGAGCTAAAGAGCCTGGCCAACCACGTTGTGGTGGGCAATGTATCCTGTGAGACCAAGGACCTCTTtgcagctctgccccaggtAGTGGCTGTGGATATCAACGACCTGGGCACCCTCAAACTCAGCCTGGAGGTGACCTGGAA TCCCTTCGACAAGGATGACCAGCCCTCGGCGGCCAGCACTGTCAACAAGGCTTCCACGGTGAACAAGAGGTTCTCCACCTACAACCAGAGTCCGCCTGACACGCCGTCCCTGCGGGAACAGGCATTCTAT AACATGCTGCGGCGCCAAGAGGAGCTGGAGAATGGCACAGCCTGGTCCATCTCCTCTGAGTCCTCAGACGactcctccagcccccagctgtCCAGCAGTGCCCGCCATGCCACACACAAGCCCATCGTGCAGCCTGAGGTGCAGGCCTCCGCCCCTGCCATCGAGATCTCCTTCTCCCAGCAACCAGAGGAGGCTGACGCCGTGCTTGGGGCCAGTGGCAGCAGtgtcccctctgctgggagccagccGGAGGAGCCAAGCAGCCGTAAGAAGGAGACAGTGGCCAATGGGCATGTGCCCTACTCCCGGACTCTGAGCCACATCAGCGAGGCCAGTGTGGATGCCACAATGGAGGTCAAGACTGTGGAGAGCCCTTGGGAGCCTGCGCCCAGCACagaggacacagggatgggcaAGGAAGATGCACACCCTCTGCCTGGTgctgcagtggcagctgctgtggcagtgcaggacAGGGCCACTGAGGCCAAGCCTCGTGCCTCCGTGGCATGGGCCACCTCCTGCGAGGAGGGGGCTGGCAGTGCAGAGCCAGTGCAGAGCCAGGCGCCAGCACAGAGTGACTTTGGCACTGGGATTCCCACAGCACTGGCACAAGCCTCTGCAGAAGAGAGGCCCATCCCAACCCCACCACTGCCAACCAGCATCCCTGAGGTGCCACGGGGGAAGATGGTGGATTCAGGTCTGGAGGAGGCAATTGGcctcctgggctcagctctggatGACTATCGGGGACAGTTCCCGGAGCTGCAGCCCCTCGAACGGGAGCTCAAACGTCtggaggagatgctgctg CAGAAGCAAGGCGTCTTCCTCAGCCGGGCCTCCAGCATCAGCCTGACAGTGGAGCACGCGCTGGAGAGCTTCAGCTTCCTCAACACCTCTGACATGGAAGACTCAGAGGGCTCTGAGGAGGAGCCTCTCCAAGATGAGAG GAGGGCTGGCAGACCCCTGCGCAGCACCAGAGCCCCCAGCGCTGGCGAGATGGGGGCAGATGACACCGGAATGTGCAGTGGTTCTGAGGCCAGCACTGACCCCATGAGCACTGGCAATGAGTTCCTGGATAAGGCTCTGGTGCTTCACCTCAACAACTGCAACCGGCTGCTGCTG AAGCTGGGCACCTTTGGTCCCCTGCGGTGCCAGGAGATGTATGCCCTGGACAGGCTGCTGCGGGAGTCCCAGGTGCTGGAGATCGTGTGCCAGCTGACGGAGGAGCGCGCAGGAGCAGCCAGCTCGGCCGCTGATG TGGTGCAGTTCTCAACACGGAAGGAGGGCGTGCTGCCCCTTTGGGATCTCTGTGTGGAAGTGCCCAACGTCTACACCTGCCCCGTGGAGCGGTTCCTGCAGGTGCTCTGTGCCCAGTATGCAGCTCCCATCAGCGAGCAGCACTCTGGTTTGGTTGATACTGGTGAGTGGGTGCCCAGGGGTGTTCGGGGAGTTACCAGACTCACTCTGTGA